Sequence from the Panthera tigris isolate Pti1 chromosome D3, P.tigris_Pti1_mat1.1, whole genome shotgun sequence genome:
AAATATCGTGACTTCAAAGTCAGAGGTTCCccgacagagacagagaacagtgGACACAGAGTCAGTGAACCATCCGAGTCGGTGCCTTTGAAGTGGGGAGATCCACCGAGAGCCGGAGACACGGAAATAGCCAGAGACAGGGTCACTGGGAGATGGGCAGTGAACAGTGTGGCAGGGGGGCGAAGAGGGGACCCAGAAGGGAGTCCCCAGACTCAGGTCGGAAAAGAGACCCAGAGGCACCAAGCccaaggcagagacagagaccaggGTGATCGCCTAGGATAAGCACAGAGAAAGGGATGAGATGGACCGTTGGTTAGAGATACACGGTGAAAAACCCAttgagagccggggaggggggaggccagGAGAGACAGAGGCGCCCACAGACCCGGCAGATGAGTCAGAGAGACCGGAGAAGAGCTGGGTGGGGGATGCTGGGGTGGCCAGAGACCAGAGCACCAAATGGTTGAGAGGGGCCGgcgacctgggggggggggggggaagaagccGGACCtggtcccctgccccctgcctgagCAGCAGAGCAGGGCTGAGGAGTTGGCCTGGGGACCTGGCAACCAGAACTCTGACAGCCCCCGGAACCCCACGGCCCTGGCCGGTCCTTCGCCCCCTCAAACACAGCCCTTGGACCTTCCGGGTGAATGTGGGGGTCCCACCATTTGTGCCGGCCTCACTAGAAGCCGGAACTTGAAGGAGGGAGGGTATTCGCCTGGTCACGTCCAACGCTTCGTGGGTACTTCAGCGGGAAGGCTGGGGCCTTCAGTCTCaccccgggggcggggcggggggggggcggtttgcCAGGACACCCAGCTTCGGAAACATTTGGGGACACTGAGTGCTTCTGAGAATCTGGTGATAGCTATGGGCTTTCTCCAGAAAAATGCACACATCGCATTTCCCCCCCCAAAACCAGGGGGCGCAGGGGCTCCCGGTGACAAGCCCCCCTGGTTCTCAAGAAAATTGTTTCCGCATcacctctctcacctccttccagAACCCCTTCGCTTGGGTCTTTCCAGgcagcctcctcccctcctccgccCGTGAAGGTTTGAGGTGTGGGACCCCACGGAAGGAGCACCTTGTAGCGGCCACCGGTGACAATAACCCGCTTTGTGCGGTGGGAAAACCAGCGCGCCCCCAAGCCGGGGTTTCCTCTGCACGCCCCCCCACCCTCGCACTCCGTCTTGGGGGGTCTCCGTCGCCGGGGCGAATTCGGGACGTCCCCTGCCGCCGGCTCCCTTCCCTCTCCAAACCCCAAAATCAGTCCAAATGGGGATGCCCGGAGGCGCGCGGCTTGTCGACGGTTTCGGGCAACAGCTAAAGCGTTGGccaattaactttttaaaaaccactcgTCCCCGAAAGCGAAGAGAAAGGTTGGAAGCGGCGAACTTGGGGCCCCTGAGGGACGGGGATGGGGGCCGGCCGCGGCTCGGGGCGAGCCGGCAAGCCAGCCAGGGCCGCGGCCCCCCGCGCGCAGCGCGCCGCCTCCGCCCATATGGCGGCCGGGCCGGAGGTAATTGGAACAAACGCCGTCTGAAAAGGGCACAAAAGCCGCAGCTGGGGCTTTGTCCGCGCTCCCACGGGGAGCCGCCGGCCCCGCCGCCCAGCCCCTTTCTCGCCCGCtgccggccgccgccgccgggaTCTCCCAGCGCGGATTAGGCGGGGCTgcctccctggggctgggggggcgggggtcctgCCCCCCATTCCTGGAGAAAGAGGGGCCCGCGTGTCCAGGCCCCCGCCCCATCCAGCAGACGCGCGGGGAGAGGAGGCAGCGGGACCGGTGGGGGCACACGAGTCCTCGGGGAGACCTCGCTTAATTACCCAGGCGGGGAGAAATTCCGGACGGCGCCGCCCCACCATCTCCCCGCGCCGGGCGGAGATCGTGAGCCGAAGGACGCAAAGATAGGTAGAGAGAGTTGGTGACTGAAGACCCCGGGACACGTCCACCATCCGAGCCGTCCTGGGCGTCTGCAGCCCCCCAGTCAGGGCCCTGCCACCGCAGAGTCTCTCCCCAGAACACAGCGGCCCCATATGCCCACAATTTCTGGCGGCCCTGGCCGGAGGTGAGATCTAACCTCCTAGACGCACAATGTGCGGAAGCCTTCCTTCCTGGGTCGGCCCGCGTGCCAGGCGCCGGCCCGCGTGCCAGGCGCCCACCCGCGGGCCTCGGCATTGCCTCCGAACCCACGTTTCTAAGAAAAGTCACCTCTCCCCAATCCGGGACACCAGCCCCCCACAGGCCTGTGGCACTGAGCAACTCAGCAGAGATGTGTCTGAGGCATAGGCACTCCTGGGGGCTCTCCAAATTCAGAGGCTCAGAAACAAACAGAAGCGGGAGGTGTTTTCCTTGAGCCCAAAGGTTGGGGAAGCGCAGGACCTGGTGAGGGAGttgggagggcagtggggggttGGAATGGGTCGCCAGGCAAATGCCAAGgaaatggagggggggggggtggtggtggtgaggagactagggaggaaggagaagaggagggaaggaagaaaaggagtgaCCAGGAGGAGAGTTCACCCAGGCCTTGAACCCGGTAACAGCAACAGCAGAATTCTGTCTGCAGAGTCCAGCTCCTGGCCCCCTGCAGCTCCAAAGACCCGGAGTGGGGAACCGGGTTCGTCCAATTCTATCTAGTAACTCCAACCCTAATGACCACTGGCGTGCCTGGAGCTGGAGAGCGCGCGGGAGTCCTGCCCAGAGCGCCCGGCCGGCATCCTGGCGGACAGTTCCAGACGCCCAGGGGGCACAGCACAGCCATGGATGGATCCCGACCCCTCCATCCCTACCGCCCGCGCTGCCCTCCAGTGCCTGTGTTCCCGCTGGGGCCAGGGACACCAGGCCACGGGGCAAGGGCAGCACGAAGGCTGTGTGTCCGGCTGGCGCAGGGGGCAGGTGGATTTGCCAGCGCTCGCCTTGGCATGACGCTTGGGAGTGTGTGAGCCTGTGCGTTTCTTTGGGTATATTTGTCATTGAATGTAACTGGGGAGTGGCACCCACCTGTGTGTTGTTGTGTGGGATCATGTGTCTAGATTTGTGTCCACGAGGTCTCTGAACTCCAGTGTGTGTGCAAGGGAGTGTACCCATGAGTCCTGCGTGGGTGCGTGGGTGTTCATCTGTGTGTGTCGCTGTATGGGTGTCTGATTTGGGGTCCAGGAGTAGGAGAGTGCACACGCCTACGCTGCTGTGCGTCTGTTAAGGTGTGTTCATGATTGTGTATGTACGTCCCGCGtgagcagaagggagggagggcgtCCCTGGCGGCCAACGGCGCCCGGGATCCGGACCTGCGTCCTCAACCCCCAGAACGGCACGGGCCTGGGTGTAGGGCAGCGCGCTccgaggtggggggaggggggcccttACCTCCGTAGTAGGTGTACGGAGTGGACCCCAACATCTCAGACTCGTCCAAGCGGCCGCCCAGCGGACGCATGCGCCGCGGACTCCGGAAGAAGGCGTGTCTCCGGGCGCCCAGCGCGCTCAGTTGTTTCATCCTGCGTTCTTTGGACCGTCGGTTCTGGAACCACACCTGGGACAGAGCAGGGACTGTGAGCTCCGATCCGGGGtgccctctccttcctgcccaggcCGCTCCTTCTGGGTTCTATAGCCTCCTCACCAAGACTGcccaggggcggggcgggcggatTAGGccaggagaggtggagaggggctTCGGGGAACCAGCCAAGGGTGAAGGATTTCGCGGACCCGTGGGGCGACTCATAAAGACCTGGGCTTCCTGGTCCTCGGCCCGCCCTCGGCCTGACGGCTTTATAAAGGCCTCCCGCCCTGCACGGCCCTGGTCCCGGCCCCTCGGCTCCCCAGCCGGGCTCTGGCCGTTTGTCCGTCCGCCTGCGCACCGGCGCAGGGAGAGGGCACGTGGAGAACCTTGCCTTCTTCTCCGCTCCGAAataggagaggaagggaggggtacCCCAGCGAGGCTTAAAACTCCTTGAACGGGGAGGAGGCGGGATTCCGAGGGGTGAAGTGACCCGCCCAAGATCGCGCCGTCAGGAGGTCAGCGGGGCTTTGCAGAATCTTTCGGTTAGGAGTTTGACCAGCCGGCCCTGACCTCGGGCACAGAGTCTGCCCTTCGGCAGACCCCAGCTCGGCGCACTCTTGGCCAAGGAGGCTGGGTGGGAGGCTCCCGTGGGCCTCCTGGCTCCGGGGCTCCTCTGGGCTGGGAAAGGGCGACCCGGGCCCAGCCGCACCTGGATGACGCGCATGTTGAGGCCGGTCTCCTGCGCCAACTGTTCGCGGATGTGGCGCGTGGGCTTGGGCGTGGCGGCAAAGGCAGCCTTGAGCGTCTCCAGCTGCTTGGCTTTGATGGTGGTGCGCGGGCCGCGCCGCTTCGTGCCCGAGTTCTGCTCCTCGTTCTCGTTGTTGGCCGTCTCCTTGTCCGACGACGTCGAGTTGTCCGTCTCCTTGGGGTCGTCCTGGAGAGGGTCCTGGAGGTCCGGGGACAAACTGCGGTCCGTACAGGATGACACTGCGGGGCGCACAGAGCGGGAAGAGGACCCCGGCGTCAGCGGCGGCCCAAGGTCTCTGCAACCGGGTAGCGGGTTCCCGCCGACCCCGGCGCGCCGCTACCCGCGCCGGGTTCCTCCCCAAGCCTTGcgacagcccctcccccaggggcccGGCGCCCGCCCACTCCCTCCAGGCGGGGCCCGGCCTTCGGAGAGACCCTTCTCCAGCCCTCTCCAGCACTTTTCGGCTATGGCCTGGGTGAGGGGCAGGCACGCCCTCTGGGGGAGACTGGCCTTCGCGGAGAGGGGACCGGGAGGAGGCCACAGAcgccttctcccctctctccttcctccagacCCCACTGACCGTCCTCCCAGAGCGGCCTGAAGTTACCAGGAGCTGAAAAGATTCGGAAAGTGGGGGGAGTCGTGTGGTTCCaaactgggggaggagggcagctcGGAAAAGGTCCCTCCAGGAAAGGAGAGCGGGAAAGAGCCGGGAGTCCGTATCCGGTGGGGACAGACTCCAGATGCTGTCCCCCTTCACCGCCCCTTCCATTTGCCCCAGAAATGCCTGGTGGGAGCGGAGAGCGCCGAGCCTGGCACAGAACGCACACGGGGgtgtggggtggtggtggcgggggggtggggtgcaaagTAGAGAGGGCCGGGCTGGCCGCGCCGCACGGTCTCAGGGCCCCcggctgggcaggggaggagggctcCTACCTGAGTTGAGGCTGCCCTCCTTGAGGCTGGAGGAGCTCAGGTAGTCATCCTTGCACACGAACTTGTTCTCGTCAATGACGTAGAGCTCCTCGCCCGTGGACAGCTGCTTGTTGCACACCATGCAGGTGAAGCAGTTGAGATGGAACACTTTGCCGCGGGCCTTGCGCACCAGGTCGCTGGGCGAGATGCCTTGCGCACAGCCTGCACACTTAGTGCCAAAGCGCCTGCGGAACGCAACGTGGCCTGTCACCTCGGAGCAGCCCGGCGTCCCATTCCCTCGAGCCCCTGACCTCTTCCCACGCGCCCTAGCTTCTCAGaagcccccccgccccgtccacATCTGTCAAACGAGACCCCAATCCTATGCTGTCCGACTAGCGCAAGAGAGATGAGACAAATGTCCCGGGCTGTGCTTGGGGCTGCGACTGTCGCGTGCCTTGTTCAGGTTTATCCACAcacagcttggagccttgagCCAAACACAGGCCAGAGCACCCCGAGATGCCAGCCCCCGTCCCTGCCAGATCCGCCCGGCTGCTCTCCTGAGGCAAACTTGGATCTCCAAGTTAGGAGGCATTTTAAGCCCGGCAAGCCAGGTTTGGACCACCCCTTCCTTTGCCTCCTGGATGCTTTTCCAGCCTGCTGGGGCCCGGGTAAGGCCAGACGGGCCCGGATGGCAGGTCCTATCAACGGGGTGGGGAGCTCTTCGGAGCTGGACCCGAGCAAGGAGGAAGGGACCTTTAGCTGACTCCCAGTGCCACGGGCGCTGGAGGCCTTCCAGTCCGGGACCACTCTGGGACCCGCTGGAGCTAGTTGGGAGCCTGTGGACAGCAGGGCCTCAGAGCGATGGTCTCCGGAAAGCAGGGATCgggtctccccccgcccctccctgtccccaatCTCTGGCCCTGGCAGGAACTGGGAGAATGTAACCAGAAGGCAATCCTCAACCTGCACGGCCAGTACACAGGATCTCTCAAATCCCCCCTTTCCCGCGTTCCTGATctaaatccttttctttcttccttgagcGCTTGGAGAAGGCCAGCCTCCCCCCAAAATGGGTGGTGCAGGCCAGCACTGGGAGGGGGAGGTGTGGGTCGAGGGGGAGAGTGAGGACCCAGGACTTTGGGGCCCCCCATCGACTCATACCCATGTCTCTAAACAGGGCGAATTTGGGTGACGTTGATGTAGTGAGGGCATTAGAAGCCATAAGTCACTTTTGGCCTTATCCGGCAGCGTAATTGGCCATATGCACCTTATCAAAAATCATTAGGCACTTTGCAAAGCAGCACCACATTAGGGGCCTCAGGCCTCCGGAGCCAGGGAGTTTACACGTGTAAAGCCGAGGCTGACATTTT
This genomic interval carries:
- the LHX5 gene encoding LIM/homeobox protein Lhx5; the encoded protein is MMVHCAGCERPILDRFLLNVLDRAWHIKCVQCCECKTNLSEKCFSREGKLYCKNDFFRRFGTKCAGCAQGISPSDLVRKARGKVFHLNCFTCMVCNKQLSTGEELYVIDENKFVCKDDYLSSSSLKEGSLNSVSSCTDRSLSPDLQDPLQDDPKETDNSTSSDKETANNENEEQNSGTKRRGPRTTIKAKQLETLKAAFAATPKPTRHIREQLAQETGLNMRVIQVWFQNRRSKERRMKQLSALGARRHAFFRSPRRMRPLGGRLDESEMLGSTPYTYYGDYQGDYYAPGGNYDFFAHGPPSQAQSPADSSFLAASGPGSTPLGALEPPLAGPHAADNPRFTDMISHPDTPSPEPGLPGALHPLPGEVFSGGPSPPFPMSGASGYSGPLSHPNPELNEAAVW